From the Clavibacter phaseoli genome, one window contains:
- a CDS encoding NAD-dependent epimerase/dehydratase family protein — protein MIVLVTGASGMLGRAVAERLAAAGHAVRAFQRQPSGLAGSGAAPVPGAVVDLRGSVADPVAVARAVAGVDAVVHLAAKVSLAGDPADFRAVNVEGTRSLLEAARAAGVTRFVHVSSPSVAHTGLSIVGDGAGPADPVRARGDYARTKAEGELIALAADDPAMRVLAVRPHLVWGPGDTQLVARIVDRAARGRLPLLGHGAALIDTVYRDNAADAIVAALDAADTAHGRAYVVTNGEPRPVAELLAGMCRAAGVPAPRIRVPAALARAAGGAVERVWAVRPGSDEPPMTRFLAEQLSTAHWFDQRETRLALGWTPAVSLDEGFERLRLSYAAAGR, from the coding sequence GTGATCGTCCTCGTCACCGGCGCCAGCGGCATGCTCGGCCGCGCCGTCGCCGAGCGCCTCGCAGCGGCGGGGCACGCGGTCCGCGCGTTCCAGCGCCAGCCCTCGGGCCTCGCGGGAAGCGGCGCCGCCCCCGTGCCGGGAGCGGTCGTCGACCTCCGCGGCAGCGTCGCGGATCCCGTCGCCGTCGCGCGCGCGGTCGCGGGCGTCGACGCCGTCGTGCACCTCGCCGCCAAGGTCTCGCTCGCGGGGGACCCCGCCGACTTCCGCGCCGTCAACGTCGAGGGCACGCGCTCGCTCCTCGAGGCGGCGCGCGCGGCGGGCGTGACGCGGTTCGTCCACGTCTCCTCGCCGTCCGTCGCGCACACCGGCCTCTCCATCGTGGGGGACGGCGCCGGCCCCGCGGATCCCGTCCGCGCCCGCGGCGACTACGCCCGCACCAAGGCCGAGGGCGAGCTCATCGCGCTGGCCGCCGACGACCCGGCGATGCGCGTCCTCGCCGTCCGCCCGCACCTCGTCTGGGGCCCGGGCGACACGCAGCTCGTCGCCCGCATCGTCGACCGCGCTGCCCGCGGCCGCCTCCCGCTCCTCGGCCACGGCGCCGCCCTCATCGACACCGTCTACCGCGACAACGCCGCCGACGCGATCGTCGCAGCGCTCGACGCCGCCGACACCGCGCACGGCCGCGCGTACGTCGTCACCAACGGCGAGCCGCGTCCCGTCGCGGAGCTCCTCGCGGGCATGTGCCGCGCAGCCGGCGTCCCCGCGCCCCGGATCCGCGTGCCCGCCGCCCTCGCCCGCGCCGCCGGGGGAGCGGTGGAGCGCGTCTGGGCCGTGCGCCCCGGATCCGACGAGCCGCCCATGACCCGCTTCCTCGCCGAGCAGCTCTCCACGGCGCACTGGTTCGACCAGCGCGAGACCCGCCTGGCCCTCGGCTGGACCCCGGCCGTCTCCCTCGACGAGGGCTTCGAGCGCCTGCGCCTCTCGTACGCCGCCGCCGGGCGCTGA
- a CDS encoding proline--tRNA ligase: MSTRLSKLFVRTLREDPVDAEVASHRLLVRAGYIRRQAPGIFAWLPLGLRVKNKVEAIVREEMERIGAQEVHFPALLPAEPYQATGRYDEYGPGMFRLEDRKRAPMVLAPTHEEFFALLVKDLYSSYKDLPLSIYQIQDKYRDEARPRAGILRGREFTMKDAYSFDVTDEALSVSYQAQRDAYERIFQRLGLEYVIVAADAGAMGGSKSEEFLHPTPIGEDTFVRSPGGYAANVEAFTTLVPEAIPIEGQPEARVFDSPDTPTIATLVDLANAQEPREDGRAWTAADTLKNIVLALTHLDGTRELVVVGIPGDRDIDLKRAEVAFFPAEVEPATEADLAKQPGLVKGYIGPWSAEGPVLGSTSSTKVRYVVDPRVVDGTSWITGANVAGKHVLSLVAGRDFTPDGVVEAADVRDGDPAPDGSGPITAGRGTEIGHVFELGRKYAEALGLKVLDENGKLVTVTMGSYGIGITRNLALVAEATQDGRGLLWPASISPFDVHVVMTGKDEAVRTASEELVDALDAAGLDVLFDDRPKVSPGVKFGDAELIGVPTIVIVGRGAVDGMAELWDRRTNERTPVALADVVGALTAGR, encoded by the coding sequence GTGTCCACACGCCTCTCCAAGCTCTTCGTCCGCACCCTCCGGGAAGACCCCGTCGACGCCGAGGTGGCCAGCCACCGCCTCCTCGTGCGCGCCGGGTACATCCGCCGCCAGGCCCCCGGCATCTTCGCCTGGCTGCCGCTCGGCCTCCGCGTCAAGAACAAGGTCGAGGCCATCGTCCGCGAGGAGATGGAGCGCATCGGCGCCCAGGAGGTCCACTTCCCCGCGCTCCTGCCCGCCGAGCCGTACCAGGCCACCGGCCGCTACGACGAGTACGGCCCCGGGATGTTCCGCCTCGAGGACCGCAAGCGCGCGCCCATGGTGCTCGCCCCCACGCACGAGGAGTTCTTCGCGCTGCTCGTGAAGGACCTCTACTCGAGCTACAAGGACCTGCCCCTGTCGATCTACCAGATCCAGGACAAGTACCGCGACGAGGCCCGTCCCCGCGCCGGCATCCTCCGCGGCCGCGAGTTCACGATGAAGGACGCCTACTCGTTCGACGTCACCGACGAGGCCCTGTCCGTCAGCTACCAGGCCCAGCGCGACGCCTACGAGCGGATCTTCCAGCGCCTCGGCCTCGAGTACGTCATCGTCGCCGCCGACGCGGGCGCCATGGGCGGATCCAAGAGCGAGGAGTTCCTGCACCCCACGCCCATCGGCGAGGACACGTTCGTGCGCAGCCCCGGCGGCTACGCGGCGAACGTCGAGGCGTTCACGACGCTCGTGCCCGAGGCGATCCCCATCGAGGGCCAGCCCGAGGCGCGCGTCTTCGACTCGCCCGACACCCCGACCATCGCGACCCTCGTCGACCTGGCGAACGCGCAGGAGCCCCGCGAGGACGGCCGCGCGTGGACCGCCGCCGACACGCTCAAGAACATCGTGCTCGCGCTGACGCACCTCGACGGCACGCGCGAGCTCGTCGTCGTCGGGATCCCCGGCGACCGCGACATCGACCTCAAGCGCGCCGAGGTGGCCTTCTTCCCCGCCGAGGTGGAGCCCGCCACCGAGGCGGACCTCGCCAAGCAGCCCGGCCTCGTGAAGGGCTACATCGGCCCGTGGTCGGCCGAGGGCCCCGTCCTCGGATCCACGTCGAGCACGAAGGTGCGCTACGTGGTCGACCCCCGCGTCGTCGACGGCACCTCGTGGATCACGGGCGCCAACGTCGCCGGGAAGCACGTCCTGTCGCTGGTCGCCGGCCGCGACTTCACGCCCGACGGCGTGGTCGAGGCCGCGGACGTCCGCGACGGCGACCCCGCGCCCGACGGCTCCGGCCCCATCACCGCGGGACGCGGCACCGAGATCGGCCACGTCTTCGAGCTCGGCCGCAAGTACGCGGAGGCCCTCGGCCTCAAGGTGCTCGACGAGAACGGCAAGCTCGTCACCGTCACGATGGGCTCGTACGGCATCGGCATCACGCGCAACCTCGCGCTCGTCGCCGAGGCCACGCAGGACGGTCGCGGGCTCCTGTGGCCCGCCTCGATCAGCCCGTTCGACGTGCACGTCGTGATGACCGGCAAGGACGAGGCCGTCAGGACGGCGAGCGAGGAGCTCGTCGACGCGCTCGACGCCGCCGGCCTCGACGTGCTCTTCGACGACCGCCCCAAGGTGTCGCCCGGCGTGAAGTTCGGCGACGCCGAGCTCATCGGCGTGCCGACCATCGTCATCGTCGGCCGCGGCGCGGTCGACGGCATGGCCGAGCTCTGGGACCGCCGCACGAACGAGCGCACCCCGGTCGCGCTCGCGGACGTCGTGGGCGCCCTCACCGCCGGCCGCTGA
- the nusA gene encoding transcription termination factor NusA, which yields MDIDLSVLRLMEREREIPFEELVSIIEQAILTAYLKHTDQADAKPVADGVPPARVHLDRKSGHVSVHVPELDEDGLVIGESEDSPSDFGRIAAFAAKQVINQRLRDIGDDRILGEFKGREGDIVAGVIQQGPNPRMIHVDLGTIEAILPPEEQVPGEKYVHGSRLRVYVTSVSRGAKGPQITVSRTHPSLVRKLFALEVPEIAQGLVEIVSLAREAGHRTKIAVRATEPGINAKGACIGELGQRVRAVTAELNDEKIDIVDYSESLPVFVGNALSPARVTSSFVIDQATKAVRALVPDYQLSLAIGKEGQNARLAAKLTGAKIDIQPDSILEGDD from the coding sequence GTGGACATCGACCTGAGCGTCTTGCGCCTGATGGAGCGCGAGCGCGAGATCCCATTCGAGGAGCTCGTCTCGATCATCGAGCAGGCCATCCTCACCGCCTACCTCAAGCACACCGACCAGGCCGACGCCAAGCCCGTCGCCGACGGCGTGCCCCCGGCCCGCGTGCACCTGGACCGGAAGTCCGGCCACGTCTCCGTGCACGTCCCCGAGCTCGACGAGGACGGCCTCGTCATCGGCGAGTCCGAGGACAGCCCGAGCGACTTCGGCCGCATCGCCGCCTTCGCCGCCAAGCAGGTCATCAACCAGCGCCTGCGCGACATCGGCGACGACCGCATCCTCGGCGAGTTCAAGGGCCGCGAGGGCGACATCGTCGCGGGCGTCATCCAGCAGGGCCCGAACCCGCGCATGATCCACGTCGACCTCGGCACCATCGAGGCGATCCTGCCGCCCGAGGAGCAGGTGCCCGGCGAGAAGTACGTGCACGGCTCCCGCCTGCGGGTCTACGTCACGAGCGTCTCGCGCGGCGCCAAGGGCCCGCAGATCACGGTCTCGCGCACGCACCCGTCGCTCGTCCGCAAGCTCTTCGCGCTCGAGGTGCCGGAGATCGCGCAGGGCCTCGTCGAGATCGTGTCGCTCGCCCGCGAGGCCGGCCACCGCACCAAGATCGCGGTGCGCGCGACCGAGCCCGGCATCAACGCCAAGGGCGCCTGCATCGGCGAGCTGGGGCAGCGCGTCCGCGCGGTCACGGCGGAGCTCAACGACGAGAAGATCGACATCGTCGACTACTCGGAGTCGCTGCCCGTCTTCGTCGGCAACGCGCTCTCGCCCGCCCGGGTCACGAGCTCGTTCGTCATCGACCAGGCGACCAAGGCCGTCCGCGCGCTCGTGCCCGACTACCAGCTGTCGCTCGCCATCGGCAAGGAGGGCCAGAACGCCCGCCTCGCCGCCAAGCTCACGGGCGCGAAGATCGACATCCAGCCCGACTCGATCCTCGAGGGCGACGACTGA
- a CDS encoding YlxR family protein, with amino-acid sequence MEPVRTCVGCRRRAPRSALQRIVADHPTSSLVLDERAVMAGRGAWIHPTIECIDRAIARRAFGRALRSDAALDPAALGGLRERLAAQPSARASERTG; translated from the coding sequence ATGGAGCCGGTAAGAACGTGCGTCGGCTGTCGTCGGCGTGCCCCGAGGTCCGCTCTCCAGCGGATCGTCGCCGATCACCCCACCAGCTCCCTCGTCCTCGACGAGCGCGCGGTGATGGCCGGCAGGGGCGCGTGGATCCATCCGACCATCGAGTGCATCGACAGAGCGATCGCGCGGCGTGCCTTCGGGCGGGCCCTGCGGAGCGACGCGGCGCTCGACCCCGCAGCTCTTGGGGGACTACGAGAGCGGCTCGCGGCCCAGCCGAGCGCGCGAGCATCCGAGAGAACAGGCTGA
- the infB gene encoding translation initiation factor IF-2 — translation MAKPRVHEIAAEIGVDSKTALAKLKEMGEFVKGPSSSIEPPVARKLKAALEAAGVTGQATAPAATPSSAPRPGARSSAPKPGGRPTPGPQPTAPAPEAPEASDVPAPAAPLTVAERQAQAEASRKAAADEKAQAEKSAASTTPEAPAAATPSAPRPDAGSTPAPSNGIPRPGIPRPAAPRPGNNPFASNQGMGTKPRPGNNPFASNQGMGQRPAAGAAGPRPAAPRPGSPRPGAPRPGGVGQGARPAGFGQRPAGAGRPGGAPGGAGRPGAPAAGGFQRPAGGFAGRPGGGGRGRGPGGGTAGAFGRGGGKSKSRKSKRTKRAEFELREAPSLGGVSVPRGDGNTVVRLRRGASISDFADKIDASPGNLVTVLFHLGEMATATESLDEATFEVLGTELGYKIQVVSPEDEDRELLEGFDIDLDQELEDEDDDVLEIRPPVVTVMGHVDHGKTRLLDAIRNANVIEGEAGGITQHIGAYQVWAPHEGYERAITFIDTPGHEAFTAMRARGAQVTDIAILVVAADDGIMPQTVEALNHAQAANVPIVVAVNKVDKEGANPAKVRQQLTEYGLVAEEYGGDVMFVDVSALTGKGVEDLLEAVLLTADAGLDLRSNPNKDARGVAIEARLDKGRGAVATVLIQSGTLRVGDAIVAGTAYGRVRAMMDENGDAVHEAYPSRPVQVQGLSSVPGAGDTFLVTEEDRTARQIAEKREAVERNAQLAKARKRISLEDFTRALEEGKVESLNLIIKGDVSGAVEALEESLMKIEVDDSVQLRIIHRGVGAVTESDVNLATIDNAIIIGFNVRPDPKARARAAREGVDIRFYSVIYSALEEIESSLKGMLKPEFEEVQSGVAEIREVFRSSKFGNIAGVIVRSGTITRNAKARVIRDGVVVGDNLAIESLRRFKDDVSEVRTDFEAGIGLGKFNDIQIGDEIETIEMKEKPRV, via the coding sequence GTGGCAAAACCACGCGTACACGAGATCGCCGCCGAGATCGGCGTCGACAGCAAGACCGCACTCGCCAAGCTCAAGGAGATGGGCGAGTTCGTCAAGGGACCGTCGTCGAGCATCGAGCCCCCCGTGGCCCGCAAGCTCAAGGCGGCCCTCGAGGCAGCCGGCGTCACCGGACAGGCCACGGCTCCCGCCGCGACGCCGTCGTCCGCCCCGCGCCCCGGAGCCCGTTCGTCGGCCCCGAAGCCCGGCGGCCGTCCCACCCCCGGCCCGCAGCCCACGGCTCCGGCACCCGAGGCCCCCGAGGCGTCCGACGTCCCCGCGCCGGCAGCCCCGCTGACCGTCGCGGAGCGCCAGGCGCAGGCCGAGGCGAGCCGCAAGGCCGCCGCGGACGAGAAGGCGCAGGCCGAGAAGTCCGCCGCGTCCACCACCCCCGAGGCCCCGGCCGCCGCGACCCCGAGCGCACCGCGCCCGGACGCCGGCAGCACCCCGGCGCCCTCCAACGGCATCCCGCGTCCCGGGATCCCGCGTCCGGCGGCCCCGCGCCCCGGCAACAACCCCTTCGCGAGCAACCAGGGCATGGGCACCAAGCCCCGCCCGGGCAACAACCCGTTCGCGAGCAACCAGGGCATGGGCCAGCGCCCCGCTGCGGGAGCCGCAGGCCCCCGTCCGGCCGCTCCCCGTCCCGGATCCCCCCGCCCCGGCGCCCCGCGTCCCGGCGGCGTCGGCCAGGGCGCGCGCCCGGCCGGCTTCGGCCAGCGTCCCGCGGGTGCGGGTCGCCCCGGCGGCGCACCCGGCGGAGCGGGACGCCCCGGCGCCCCCGCGGCCGGCGGCTTCCAGCGTCCGGCCGGCGGCTTCGCCGGTCGTCCCGGTGGCGGCGGCCGTGGTCGCGGCCCCGGCGGCGGCACCGCGGGTGCCTTCGGTCGCGGTGGCGGCAAGAGCAAGTCGCGCAAGTCGAAGCGGACGAAGAGGGCCGAGTTCGAGCTGCGCGAGGCCCCGTCGCTGGGTGGCGTCAGCGTCCCCCGCGGCGACGGCAACACCGTCGTCCGCCTGCGTCGCGGCGCGTCCATCTCGGACTTCGCCGACAAGATCGACGCGAGCCCCGGCAACCTGGTGACCGTGCTGTTCCACCTCGGTGAGATGGCCACGGCGACCGAGTCGCTCGACGAGGCCACCTTCGAGGTGCTCGGCACGGAGCTCGGCTACAAGATCCAGGTCGTCTCCCCGGAGGACGAGGACCGCGAGCTGCTCGAGGGCTTCGACATCGACCTCGACCAGGAGCTCGAGGACGAGGACGACGACGTGCTGGAGATCCGGCCGCCCGTCGTCACCGTCATGGGCCACGTCGACCACGGCAAGACGCGCCTGCTCGACGCCATCCGCAACGCCAACGTCATCGAGGGCGAAGCGGGCGGCATCACGCAGCACATCGGCGCGTACCAGGTCTGGGCGCCGCACGAGGGCTACGAGCGCGCCATCACCTTCATCGACACCCCGGGCCACGAGGCGTTCACCGCCATGCGCGCCCGTGGTGCGCAGGTCACCGACATCGCGATCCTCGTGGTCGCGGCCGACGACGGCATCATGCCGCAGACGGTGGAGGCCCTGAACCACGCCCAGGCGGCGAACGTGCCGATCGTGGTCGCGGTCAACAAGGTCGACAAGGAGGGGGCCAACCCCGCCAAGGTGCGCCAGCAGCTCACCGAGTACGGCCTGGTCGCCGAGGAGTACGGCGGAGACGTCATGTTCGTCGACGTCTCGGCGCTCACCGGCAAGGGCGTGGAGGACCTCCTCGAGGCCGTCCTGCTCACCGCCGACGCCGGGCTCGACCTGCGCAGCAACCCGAACAAGGACGCGCGCGGCGTGGCCATCGAGGCGCGCCTCGACAAGGGCCGCGGCGCGGTCGCGACCGTCCTCATCCAGTCGGGCACGCTCCGCGTGGGCGACGCCATCGTGGCGGGCACGGCCTACGGCCGCGTCCGGGCGATGATGGACGAGAACGGCGACGCGGTCCACGAGGCCTACCCCTCGCGGCCCGTCCAGGTCCAGGGCCTCTCGTCGGTCCCCGGCGCGGGCGACACCTTCCTCGTCACCGAGGAGGACCGCACCGCCCGTCAGATCGCCGAGAAGCGCGAGGCCGTCGAGCGCAACGCGCAGCTGGCCAAGGCCCGCAAGCGCATCAGCCTCGAGGACTTCACGCGTGCGCTGGAGGAGGGCAAGGTCGAGTCGCTCAACCTCATCATCAAGGGCGACGTGTCCGGTGCCGTCGAGGCGCTGGAGGAGTCGCTCATGAAGATCGAGGTGGACGACTCCGTGCAGCTGCGGATCATCCACCGCGGCGTCGGAGCGGTCACCGAGAGCGACGTCAACCTGGCGACGATCGACAACGCGATCATCATCGGGTTCAACGTCCGCCCCGACCCGAAGGCCCGCGCCCGCGCGGCCCGTGAGGGTGTCGACATCCGCTTCTACAGCGTCATCTACTCGGCGCTCGAGGAGATCGAGTCGAGCCTCAAGGGCATGCTCAAGCCCGAGTTCGAGGAGGTCCAGTCCGGCGTCGCCGAGATCCGCGAGGTGTTCCGCTCCTCCAAGTTCGGCAACATCGCGGGTGTCATCGTCCGCTCGGGCACCATCACCAGGAACGCCAAGGCGCGGGTCATCCGCGACGGCGTGGTGGTGGGCGACAACCTGGCCATCGAGTCGCTGCGCCGGTTCAAGGACGACGTGTCCGAGGTCCGCACGGACTTCGAGGCGGGCATCGGCCTCGGCAAGTTCAACGACATCCAGATCGGCGACGAGATTGAGACGATCGAGATGAAGGAGAAGCCGCGGGTCTGA
- the rbfA gene encoding 30S ribosome-binding factor RbfA, translated as MVDHARARKMADRIKEIVARKLDRGIKDPRLGFVTVTDVRVTGDLQHASIFYTVYGTDEERADTAAALKSATGMLRSEVGKNITARLTPSLEFILDGVPENAAAIDALLEEARRRDADVQAQAKAGVYAGDEDPYVKPRVIGEDDEDEDEDEDDEPDDDVDRSAPGYEPAH; from the coding sequence ATGGTCGATCACGCGAGGGCCAGGAAGATGGCCGACCGCATCAAGGAGATCGTCGCGCGCAAGCTCGACCGGGGGATCAAGGACCCGCGCCTCGGATTCGTGACCGTCACCGACGTCCGCGTCACGGGCGACCTGCAGCACGCCAGCATCTTCTACACGGTCTACGGCACCGACGAGGAGCGCGCCGACACGGCCGCCGCCCTCAAGTCCGCCACCGGCATGCTCCGCAGCGAGGTGGGCAAGAACATCACCGCGCGCCTCACGCCGTCGCTCGAGTTCATCCTCGACGGCGTCCCGGAGAACGCGGCCGCGATCGACGCCCTCCTCGAGGAGGCCCGCCGCCGCGACGCGGACGTGCAGGCCCAGGCCAAGGCCGGCGTGTACGCGGGCGACGAGGACCCGTACGTCAAGCCCCGCGTGATCGGGGAGGACGACGAGGACGAGGACGAGGACGAGGACGACGAGCCGGACGACGACGTCGACCGCTCGGCGCCCGGGTACGAGCCCGCGCACTGA
- a CDS encoding A/G-specific adenine glycosylase — protein sequence MPETAIAPRITAWFRENARDLPWRREGFGSWGILVSEFMLQQTPVVRVIPRLEEWLARWPVPAALASTPASEAVRAWGRLGYPRRALALHACAVAIVERHGGEVPEDVDALLDLPGVGPYTARAVAAFAFGHRHPVVDVNVRRVLARAVAGQGDPGPARTKADLAAMEAQLPDDVAEARLFNAGAMELGAVVCTARAPRCDECPVRDLCAWRAAGYPAYDGPARVVQKRYEGSDRQVRGLLLAELRSSHSPVSAADLATAWPEPVQRGRALDGLIADGLAVRQPDGTYALPS from the coding sequence ATGCCGGAGACCGCCATCGCCCCCCGGATCACCGCGTGGTTCCGGGAGAACGCCCGCGACCTGCCCTGGCGGCGCGAGGGGTTCGGATCCTGGGGCATCCTCGTCAGCGAGTTCATGCTGCAGCAGACGCCCGTGGTGCGCGTGATCCCGCGGCTCGAGGAGTGGCTCGCGCGCTGGCCCGTGCCCGCGGCGCTCGCCTCGACGCCCGCGAGCGAGGCCGTCCGCGCCTGGGGCCGCCTCGGCTACCCGCGTCGGGCGCTGGCCCTGCACGCGTGCGCGGTCGCGATCGTCGAGCGGCACGGCGGCGAGGTCCCCGAGGACGTCGACGCCCTGCTCGACCTGCCCGGCGTCGGCCCGTACACGGCGCGCGCGGTCGCGGCGTTCGCGTTCGGCCACCGGCACCCGGTCGTCGACGTCAACGTGCGGCGAGTGCTCGCGCGCGCGGTCGCCGGCCAGGGCGATCCCGGCCCCGCGCGCACGAAGGCCGACCTGGCCGCGATGGAGGCGCAGCTACCCGACGACGTGGCCGAGGCGCGCCTGTTCAACGCCGGCGCGATGGAGCTCGGCGCCGTCGTCTGCACGGCCCGCGCGCCGCGCTGCGACGAGTGCCCGGTGCGCGACCTGTGCGCGTGGCGCGCGGCGGGGTACCCGGCCTACGACGGGCCGGCGCGCGTCGTGCAGAAGCGGTACGAGGGATCCGACCGCCAGGTGCGCGGCCTCCTGCTCGCCGAGCTGCGGTCGAGCCACTCCCCCGTGAGCGCGGCCGATCTCGCGACCGCGTGGCCGGAGCCCGTGCAGCGCGGGCGTGCGCTCGACGGGCTGATCGCCGACGGGCTCGCGGTGCGGCAGCCCGACGGGACGTACGCCCTGCCCAGCTGA
- a CDS encoding ketopantoate reductase family protein, whose amino-acid sequence MRIGVLGAGAVGGTIAALLERAGHDVDVTARGPHLRAIQDRGLRLSGGYGDHVARVAAAERLGRPPELAIVATKIADARDAMTENAGWLRGIPVLVVQNGLSAITMGVECLPRSQVIGGLALVAASLSEPGLVTVTTPAGIQIGTADGPAGADVALVREVLDPVMPVTVAADFRGAQWTKLVINGINAVPAITGLSVQAVIAEPVLRRIVTRTMQETVRTGLARGVTFGPLGGLTHRRLRLFASLPLPLAERLPVSLARNMGQVPNPGSTLQSIRRNRLTEVDHLNGAVSALAPGAGQDARVNAALVQLVHGVETSGRHISPAELARLVPR is encoded by the coding sequence GTGCGGATCGGTGTCTTGGGTGCGGGCGCGGTCGGCGGCACCATCGCGGCGCTCCTCGAGCGCGCCGGTCACGACGTCGACGTCACCGCGCGCGGGCCGCACCTCCGGGCGATCCAGGACCGCGGCCTCCGCCTCTCCGGCGGCTACGGCGACCACGTCGCGCGCGTCGCGGCGGCCGAGCGGCTGGGCCGTCCGCCCGAGCTCGCGATCGTCGCCACCAAGATCGCCGACGCCCGCGACGCCATGACCGAGAACGCGGGCTGGCTCCGCGGGATCCCGGTGCTCGTCGTGCAGAACGGGCTCTCAGCGATCACGATGGGCGTCGAGTGCCTGCCGCGCTCGCAGGTCATCGGCGGGCTCGCGCTCGTCGCGGCGTCGCTCAGCGAGCCCGGGCTCGTCACGGTCACGACGCCCGCGGGCATCCAGATCGGCACCGCGGACGGCCCGGCCGGCGCCGACGTCGCCCTCGTGCGCGAGGTGCTGGATCCCGTCATGCCCGTCACGGTCGCCGCCGACTTCCGCGGCGCCCAGTGGACGAAGCTCGTCATCAACGGGATCAACGCGGTGCCGGCCATCACCGGCCTCAGCGTGCAGGCGGTCATCGCCGAGCCCGTGCTGCGGCGGATCGTCACGCGCACCATGCAGGAGACCGTGCGCACGGGCCTCGCGCGCGGCGTGACGTTCGGGCCGCTCGGCGGCCTCACCCACCGTCGCCTGCGGCTGTTCGCGTCGCTGCCGCTCCCCCTCGCCGAGCGCCTGCCGGTCTCGCTCGCCCGGAACATGGGGCAGGTGCCGAACCCCGGGTCGACGCTGCAGAGCATCCGCCGCAACCGCCTGACCGAGGTGGACCACCTCAACGGCGCGGTCTCCGCGCTCGCTCCGGGGGCGGGCCAGGACGCGCGCGTCAACGCCGCGCTGGTGCAGCTCGTGCACGGCGTGGAGACCAGCGGGCGGCACATCTCGCCCGCGGAGCTCGCGCGGCTCGTCCCGCGCTGA
- the truB gene encoding tRNA pseudouridine(55) synthase TruB has protein sequence METPTPRAAPSTASGLLLIDKRGEWTSHDLVARTRRLAGTRKVGHAGTLDPMATGLMILGVNSSTRLLTYLVGLDKEYLATIRLGRATTTDDREGEVVSRAEPGRIRDLAVADVERAIAGLRGTISQVPSAVSAIKVDGKRAYARVRAGEEVELAAREVTVSAFDVLRFDAVEAEEGEEDGAQLDLDVRITCSSGTYVRALARDLGRELGVGGHLTALRRTRVGPFHVDDAVAIDDLVVADRLIPPADAAARLFDVLHLTDQEAVDLGHGKKLTTPDEAPTEDPLAAVAPDGRLVGLVGFRGRTGTSIVNFPADEAGAS, from the coding sequence ATGGAAACCCCGACCCCCCGCGCCGCGCCCTCCACCGCGAGCGGCCTGCTCCTCATCGACAAGCGCGGGGAGTGGACGAGCCACGACCTCGTCGCCCGCACGCGCCGCCTCGCCGGCACCCGCAAGGTCGGGCACGCGGGCACGCTCGACCCGATGGCGACCGGCCTCATGATCCTCGGCGTCAACAGCTCCACGCGCCTGCTCACGTACCTCGTCGGCCTCGACAAGGAGTACCTCGCGACGATCCGCCTCGGCCGCGCCACGACCACGGACGACCGCGAGGGCGAGGTCGTCTCGCGCGCCGAGCCCGGGCGGATCCGCGACCTCGCCGTCGCCGACGTGGAGCGCGCCATCGCCGGCCTCCGCGGCACCATCTCGCAGGTGCCGAGCGCCGTGAGCGCCATCAAGGTCGACGGCAAGCGCGCGTACGCCCGCGTCCGCGCCGGCGAGGAGGTCGAGCTCGCCGCGCGCGAGGTCACCGTCTCGGCGTTCGACGTGCTGCGCTTCGACGCGGTCGAGGCGGAGGAGGGCGAGGAGGACGGCGCGCAGCTCGACCTCGACGTCCGCATCACGTGCTCCTCCGGCACCTACGTGCGGGCGCTCGCGCGGGACCTCGGCCGCGAGCTCGGCGTCGGCGGCCACCTCACCGCGCTCCGCCGCACGCGCGTCGGCCCGTTCCACGTCGACGACGCCGTCGCCATCGACGACCTGGTGGTCGCCGACCGCCTCATCCCGCCGGCGGACGCGGCCGCGCGCCTCTTCGACGTGCTGCACCTCACCGACCAGGAGGCCGTCGACCTCGGGCACGGCAAGAAGCTCACGACGCCCGACGAGGCGCCCACCGAGGATCCGCTCGCCGCGGTCGCGCCCGACGGCCGGCTCGTGGGGCTGGTCGGCTTCCGCGGCCGCACGGGCACGTCCATCGTCAACTTCCCGGCCGACGAGGCGGGCGCCTCGTGA